Part of the Pseudobdellovibrionaceae bacterium genome is shown below.
TGTTGGGAAGAATCTCAACAAAGGCACCAAAATCAGTGATTTTCACTACGCGACCAGGATAGGTTTTACCCACTTCGGCTTCGGCGCAAATGTCCATAATCATCTGTATGGCTTTTTTTGAGGCTTCTGGATCAGCCGATGCCACGTGAACCGTACCATCGTCTTCGATATCGATCTTAACACCTGTATCTTCAATAATTCCTCGAATCACTTTACCGCCAGCGCCGATGATTTCTCGCACTTTTTCTGGCTTAACCTTAATTGTCTCAATTCGAGGCGCGTACTGAGAGATTTCTCCACGAGGCTTATCTATGGTTTTTTCCATTTCGCCCAGAATGTGAAGACGCCCTTCCTTAGCCTGATCTAATGCGCCTTTTAGGATGCTAAATTTGATGCTGGCAATTTTAATATCCATTTGCAAAGCCGTAATCCCGTCTCGAGTGCCGGCCACTTTAAAGTCCATATCACCTAAATGGTCTTCATCTCCGAGGATATCTGTCAATACAGCATAGCGATCTCCGTCCGTAATCAAGCCCATGGCAATACCGGCGACATTTCCCTTAATGGGAACGCCGGCATCCAACATGGCTAAGGTTCCAGAACAAACTGTACCCATTGAGCTCGATCCGTTGGATTCCAAAACTTCACTAACCACTCGAAGCGTGTAGGGGAACTTTTCATAATCAGGGATAACCGCCTTAAGCGCTCTCTCTGCCAAAAATCCGTGACCCACTTCACGACGACTTTGCCCACCCATGCGACCGGTTTCTCCCACGCAATAGGGTGGAAAATTGTAATGAAGCATAAATCGTTTGGTTATTGTACCTTGAAGTGCATCTATTTTTTGCTCATCATCAGCTGTACCAAGAGTAACCGTACCTAATACTTGGGTTTCACCACGAGTGAACACTCCAGACCCATGGGCTCGGGGTAACATACCCACTTCACACCAGATGGGTCGCACAGTTTTAGTGTCGCGACCGTCAATTCGAACCTTATCATCAAGAATCATCAATCGGGCTAGATCGTACTTAAGGTCACCAAATACCTTACCAAGATCTTTTTTGCGAGCCGCAACGAGAGACTCTTCCACCTCTGCAAGCAAAGCGGCCTCGGCCTCTTTCTTTGCCGCATCCAAAGCCTCATAGCGGGCCATCTTTTCTTTGATGCCCAAAGCCGCTTTGATTTTTGGCTTTAAGAATTGCTCGGCTTTGCCGCTAAAATCTGGGTCAACTTTTTTAGCTGTAAACTCTCGCTTTGCCTTTGAACCCGTTTTTTGTCGCAATTCATTTTGTGCGTTTAAAATTGGTAAAATGGATTCATGACCAAACTGAAGAGCGGCCAAGACATCTTCTTCGCTGATGAACTGGCTTTCGCCTTCCACCATAAGAATGCCCTCTTTCGTGCCCGCAATCATAATTTCAAGATCTGAGCGTTCCATCTCTGAAAAATCCGGATTGGCCACCAACTTGCCATCCACTCGACCCACATTCACAGTGGCAATGGGCCCATCAAAGGGAATGTCACTAATGTGCAAGGCCGTTGAAGCGCCAATGCTAGCAAGTGTATTGATAGGATATTGCCCGTCGTAACTTAAAATCGTCGGGACGATTTGTGTATCGAAGAAATACCCGTCAGGAAAACAGGGTCGAAGAGGTCGATCAATCAATCGACAGTTTAAAATGGCTTCTGAAGTGGGGCGACCCTCACGTTTGAAGTAACCCCCAGGTATTTTACCGGTGGAATAAAACTTTTCAGAATACTCTACTGTAAGTGGAAAAAAATCGAGATCGGTCTCTCGTTTGGATGACACCACGGTGACAAGAACCACGTTGCTTCCACAGGTGACAAGCACTGAACCATCGGCTTGTTTGGCTAGGCGACCGGTCTCCAGTGTAATTTCTTTTCCGTTTAGTTCAAAGGTCACTGTTTGCTTATTCATTGAAACTCCTAAAATTCACGGTGCTGTACAGGCTCTTAGAAAAGTGCAGCCATCGAATTATAGACCGCACTTTCATCAGACTAACACGACGTATGTTCTTATTTTCGAATCCCTAGATCACCAATGAGCTTGGTGTAACTGCCGGGTTGTTTACTTTTCAAATAATCTAAAAGCTTTCGACGCCGGTTTACTAAACGAATCAACCCTCGACGGCTGTGCTCGTCTTTTTTATTTTTTTTGAAATGCTCGGTGAGTTGTTTGATACGGAATGTGAGCAATGCCACTTGAACTTCTGAACTTCCCGTATCCAGTTCAGATCGACGAAAATGATGGATGACCTGCTCTTTTTCTTCTCTTAATAACGCCATTTTTACCTCCGATAAAAACCCCAATAGATACCGTTTGGCACTCGGTACCAGGAGCCAATTGGCCTGCAATCTACAAACAGAGAGTCCCTGCCGTCAAGGAAGGGATTTGAAAACTCTCTTTATCTTCAAGCCCTTAAAGGGTCTTGCCTCGAGCAACGACAATAACCTTCCATCATCGCCGCTCATCACCTTAATACCTATTGCCGTGTCTGTCTGATTAGCTGTCTTTTGCTCACAGATCAGCCGCCGCCACAGGTCATGAGAAATCTGACCATTGAGAAGTAATCGCTGATCCTTTCCCGACACTGTCAGAGCCCGCCAATGGGGCAAAACCTCCGCCATCGAGACAAAGGCTGACCCGCATCCAGATAGGGCCTCGGCCGCTGGCTGATCCGCCAGGCTCCCGGTCTGCAGTTCCACTAAGGGAAGGGCACGATCCACCGAATAGGGCTGTGATGCCAGTCGTCGTAGGGTTTTTACAGTGGCTGGGCAACCCAATAGGGCACCCAGGGCTACGGCCCATGAGCGAATATAGCTCCCCTTTGAGCAGCTCAAGCTCACATCCACCCAATCACGACCCATATCATCTATAGCCACGCCGTAAAAACGCATGGGTCGCACCGGAGCGTCCACGGTTTTTCCTTCGCGGGCTAGTTCATACAACTTTTTGCCCTTTTGTTTAATGGCCGAAAAGGCCGGCACGGGCAGATCGAGATCTCCCGAAAGTTGATGGACGGCATCCCTAATTTTCTGAGGAGTCACCGACACTGGCTCTTGCCTTAAAACTTCGCCATCCACGTCCCAGGTGTCTGTTTCGATGCCGAATTGCACTCGTACGAGGTAGGATTTATCTCCATTGAGTAAATAATCGGATAGCTTGGTGCCCTCACCTAACAAAAGCACCATCAGGCCTGTGGCCAAGGGATCCAATGTTCCGGCATGGCCCACCGCGCGGGTCTTCAGCAAACGGCGCACGGCCGCGACCACATCATGGCTCGTCATTGCCGTGGGCTTATCTACAAGGAGTAATCCGTGAGCTTCACTCATCTAAAACCTAAAGCTCTCGTTGCACTTCTTCTTTAACAAATGCCTCAATGACGTCACCCACTTTTAGGTCATTGAAGTTTTCAATTCCAATACCACATTCGTATCCCGCGGCTACCTCTTTGACGTCATCTTTAAATCGCTTCAGGCTGCTGAATTTTCCTTCGTAAACCACTCGACCATTCCGCACGAGTCGCAACAGATCCGCTCGATTGATTTTACCATCAGTGACGCTACAGCCGGCAATCACTCCCACCTTTGGCACGGTGAAGGTCTCGCGAACCTCTGCCGAACCTTTGGATTTCTCGACAATATCAGGTTGCAACAGACCTGAAAGGGCTTTTTTCACATCATCGATAAGCTCATAGATGATCGTGTAGGTTTTGACTTCCACACCCTTTTCTTTAGCTATACGTTGAGCCGTGGTGTCAGGGCGAACGTTGAATCCGATGACAATCCCACCGGCGGTCGACGCTAGCAGCACGTCTGATTCACTGATTCCGCCAACGCCCGAGTGAATCACTTTCACTTTGACTTCGTCGGTGCTTTCTTTCTCAAACATGCCCTTTACGGCTTCGTTACTTCCCGCCACATCCGACTTTAAAACCACTGGCAATTCTTGCAGGCTACCTGTTTTTACTTTTGAAAACAGGTCTTCCAACGACATCTTGGAATTTGGTGTCTCAACCAATCCGTCCATTTGCTTTCGAGCATCCGAAATTTCTCTTGCTGCAGCTTCATCTTTACACACATCAAATCGATCGCCGGCCGCCGGAGCTTCGGGCAGACCCAAGATCTCCACGGGGTCGCCAGGCTCTGCTGATTTTACATTCTTACCCTGATCATTGATCATCGCCCGTATGCGACCAGCCACTTTACCTGCCACCACGGATTGACCCACTGTCACCGTGCCATCTTGTACAAGCAGTGTAGCCACAGCACCTCGCCCCTTTTCTAAGCGGCTTTCGATAACCAAACCGGTACCCGATCTCTTTGGATTGGCTCTGAGCTCAGCCATTTCAGCAAGTAAGTGGAGTTGCTCCAGTAACTCTTTAATGCCATCACCTTTGAGGGCCGAAACATGACAAAAAATGGTGTTACCTCCCCACTCTTCAGGAACTATTTCGTGCTCCGTTAACTCTTGCTTCACTTTGTCTGGATTGGCACCAGGCCGATCCATTTTGTTAACCGCGACAATAATTGGAACGCCGGCCGCTTTGGCGTGATTGATCGCTTCCACTGTTTGCGGCATAACTCCGTCATCAGCGGCGACCACTATAACGGCAATGTCTGTGGCCGTGGCGCCTCGGGCCCGCATGGCAGTAAAGGCCTCGTGGCCTGGAGTATCTAAAAATGTGATAAACGCACCATCATCGAGCTGAACTTTGTATGCACCAATGTGCTGGGTGATCCCGCCGGCTTCTTTAGCGGCCACATTGGCTTTTCGAATTGAGTCTAAAAGAGTTGTCTTTCCGTGATCCACATGGCCCATAACAGTGACCACGGGAGGGCGGATAACTCTTTCTGCATCAAGTTCGCCAAAGGCGGTGGCTCCCACTAGGTCATCCACAGAACGATGTACGTTTTCGGCCTCAAAGCCAAATTCGCCAACGGTCAATGCCACTGTATCAAAATCTAAAACCGTGTTTAAATTGGCCATCACACCGCTTGTCATTAATTTCTTAATAAGCTGCGGACCTTTTACGCCTATCTCTTGTGCTAAGTCTGAAACAGTAATGGTCTCATGCACCTTCACCATTCGCTTAGATGCCTTTGGTGTGGTGATTTGGGTCTTCTTGAAGTCGCCGCGAAGGTTTGCCCGTTTCTTTTTGGGCTGAAATATCACTTCGCGCTTTCTGAAGTCTGCAGCTTTAAAATTCTGGGAGGGCACTTCTTTTGTGGTGGCTCCGACTTTCTTTTTTGGACGCTCTTCTTTTTTACGATCCGAATCACGAGATTGGTCTGGCTCAACAAACTGAGGCATCGGTGCCACAAAACCCGTTCGTATTCCTCGGGCTGGGCCACTGCTGGCTGGCCGCGGCGGACGCGAGTCCGATCGGCCGGCTGGCGCTCCTGTTGTGCCGCGAACTTTTGATAGATCCATTCGACCCACGATGCGACCACCACCGGCACGGGGTACCGACTTTGATTCATCAGTTGTGGCTTCCGCCTCAGAGGCCGCTACCAAGTTTCCGGTGGCTTGGTCCCCGGCTTCGATTTGCTCTGGTGCGATCTCGTTTTCTTCGCCCGCGAGAGCTGCCGCTTTTCTAGCTGCCAGCTCAGCGGCTTTTTGAGCGGCTTCCGCTTGTGCTGCGGCCTCGGCCTCAGGAGAATGAGCGGCTTTTCTTCGGATCACTGCCCGCTTCCTTGCCGCTGTTTTCTTCGTCGTTGCCGCCGGTTTAGCTTCTACAGCTTTTGCCTCAGCCTCTACCGAGGCCTTGGTCGTGACTTTTTTAACGACTTTTTTAGTCACCGCTTTCTTTTTCGCAACCTTTTTGGCCGCTGCCTTTTTGGCGACCTTTTTCTTGGCCGTTTTCTTTTTGGTTTTTGGTGCCTTTTCTGCATCAAGGCGATCACGAATATCAGAGACTAAATCTTCAGTTAAAGCCGCCATATGGCTCTTTACCGGCAGATTCCATTCTTTGATCTTGTCCATTAGAGCTATTGTTTCCATCCCAAGCTCTTTGGCGAATTCATAAACTTTTGGCTGACTCACTCATTCTCCTCGTATTCAATACCTGAACCTTTAATGCTCTTCTCTTCACCACCAACCCATATAAATTAACTTGTTGGCACACTCGCGGTTTCGTCAGAATTTCCTGACTGATTTTCGTTTGCTTCTTCTTTGTTGAGTTGTTCAAGCTCCTCTTTCAGTCGCTCTTCAGCCTGACTCTTAGCACTGCCCTCTCGGCTCTCCGTAGCAGCGGCCTTGGCAGGAGCCGATGGTATTTCTTTGCCTTCCTGCTGGTACTGTTCCAGCAGGGTCTTCGCTGTCTGAATCAATGCTTCCGCTTTTTCAGGGACATCGTAACCCGGAATATTCATGATATCCTCAACTGCGGCGTCAGCAATGGCCGGGAACGATCCGAATCCTGATTGAAAAATATTTTGCGCCATAGTCTCTGTCATTCCAGGCATCAGCATTAAGTTGAAAATAGATTCCGCCGCTCGCGCTTGAGCATTAGATTCAGAAAGAATATCCAATTTCCAACCCGTCAGTTTGGCCGCCAAACGGACATTCTGCCCTTTTCTGCCAATGGCAAGGCTCAATTGGTGATCGGGCACAACCACTTCCATTTCGGCACTCCCATCATCCACAAACACTTTCGAAATTTCTGCCGGAGCTAAGGCGTTGCAAACAAAACGAGTGGGTTCTTCTTCCCAGTTCACGATGTCGATTTTTTCGCCTCGTAACTCCTGGACAATGTTCTGAACCCGACTGCCTTTCATTCCCACGCAGGCTCCCACTGGATCAACAGAAGAGTCTTTCGTTCGTACTGCAATCTTTGCACGCTGCCCCGGCTCTCGAGCCGCAGCCACGATTTCAACAATTCCATCGTAAATTTCTGGAACTTCAATTTCGAATAATTTCATCAGGTATCGTTCATCCGCTCGCGACATAATGATTTGCGGACCACGAGTCGTCTGCCTAACGTCAGCAATGTATCCTTGAAGGCGATCACCAGGCTTATACATTTCTCCAGGAATCTGCTCTCTTGGTGGAATGTAAGCTTCTGTTCGGCCAAGATCTACCACTATCGCTCCACGCTCCACACGTCTGGCTATGCCTGAGGCAATTTCCCCTTTGCGTTGTTCAAATTCGCTAAAAATAATATCTCTTTCGGCATCTCTCACTCGCTGGGTAATGATTTGTTTTGCAGTTTGTGCGGCAATTCGCCCCAAACCCGTTGTTTCCAACTTTATACCGATGGAGTCTTGCACCTGTGCTTCGGGATCTAGTTCCAGGGCGTCTGTTAGCTTGATCTCCACTTCTTCGTCGATGAAATCTTTATCTTCAACAACTTCTTTGAATTCAAAAAGTTCTACTTCACCTGACTCTTCATTGTATTGGGCTTCAATGTCTCTGTAGGTGCCCCACTTTTTACGGGCTGCAACAAGCATACCTTGCACCACTGCATCTACCACAATCTGCTTGTCGATCCCTTTGTCTTTGCCTACTTGTTCGATCATCCGACTCAAGTCAGAGAACACATTATCTGCCGCCATGATTACCTCTTTTTCTTACCCTTAGCGCCCTTACCTGATTTATCTTTTTGTTTCTGATGCTTTTCACTCACTAATTCAAAAATAACATTAGCTCGATGAATCTGAGAAAAATCAATCTCCCATTCATTTTTTCCATCGCCTAAAACTATGTGGTTTGGCTCTACCTTAAGCAGGCGCCCCTGCACTTGTTTTCGCCCCGCTTTTGCCGCCGCAGGTTCTGTACCATTTGGCACCACACCTGCATTTGTTCGAACCCGAATGGGTTGCCCCAATGCCTTTTCAAAATGCCACAGTTCTCGCAATGGTCGCTCTAAGCCCGGGCTTGAAACTTCAAGCTCGTAGCGACCACCTGGAATCACATCTTCTACGTCGAGCATTAAACTCAACCCTCGCGAAACATTGGCACATTGATTCACGTTCACTGCGCCCTCTTCACTTTCAATAAAAAGCCGAAGAGTGCGGCCTCCACCAGCACCGACAAACTCCAAGTCGTACACTCGACAGCCTTCTCGAGCACTGACTTCACTAGCCATTTCCTTTATCTTTTCAATCGCTTGTGGCGCTAACATGTATGGATCTCAATAGTCCTTTTGGAGGGCTACCCCCTCCAAAACAAAAAAAAGAGGGCCAGTTATGGCCCTCTACGTCATAAGGTAGATAACAAAGTTCGAACCCTATGGCAAGCAGGAGAAAGAATATAAATAAGCATCGCCTCCGTCGGCATAGTAACCGGGCCGCTGTCCCACCTGGGTAAACCCTTGCTCGCGATAAAAAGCCTGGGCGCCCTGATTTTCAGCATGAACTTCAAGCCAAATCACATCTTTTGCCGTCAACCCCGCATTGAGATGCAAAAAAAGTTGGGACATGTGACCCTGATGACGCTCCTGGTAATGAGTGGCCAAAAGGGACACCTCAAAGACTTCCGGGGCCACCTTACGGTAGCAGAGAAACGCGATCAGCTCCCCGGCTTTTCGTACGCCAAGGGTTTTCGACTCACGCAGCTCTTGTTCAATTTTTGGCAAGGTCCAACTTTTAAGACCATCTCGGTGGGGCTTGTGAGACTGCAAGATTTCAAAGACCCTTGGGGCATCTTTAACAGCCAAGGGCTCAAAGGAGCTGCCTGACATTTATTTTCCCTGCACGTAGGATTTCACGTGATACTTTGATTGCAGCAAATCAAACCATTCTTTGAGACGGCTATCCACTTGTTGCCGACGCAAAAAAGACTTGATGCTGGATTTGAATTTTTCAAAGGGCAAGTTTCCAAATTTCAAACGGTTTTCATCAAAATATCGACGCGCTTCTGTATCTGTGATCGGTACCGCCGCCGCCTGCACCTTAAATTGAATCAATTGCTTTGATCGAAGCTTTCTCTGCACCAAACTTTCAAGCTCGGCATCCGTCACCTGAAGGGCTTTCCAAGGCTTTGCTGCTTTAACCGCATCTTTGACTTTTTTTATAGCTGTCGCTTGCTGCTGACTGCCTGCCGTTGCGGCCTCAAAGTTTTCAGCTTCTAGGGCCACCGCCCACTCTAAAAGTGTATTTGATAGGGCTTGAGAAAATTCATTTGAGGCATCACCCAACCACTGAGGGGGCCGCCCCTTTTTTCCGTAGAGAACCGATTCCACGACGTAATTGATCTTCACTTCCCGGCTAGTCACTACGTGGTCCATCACGCGCCCAGCACTAAAAGCCAAAAGATCACTTGACACCGCGGCGTCAGAACTCCCGCCCCACAGATTTAAGATTATTAAAATTCCCCAAAGAATTTGAATCATTTAGTTAAACTACCACTCGGGCAGGGCTCTGCCCATAAAAAAAAACCGGACTCTGAGATCAGAGTCCGGCAGGTCAGAGGAAAACCGTCAATAGTCGGTCATTTTTGCAACATGAACTAGAAACGAGCTTTGGCTGTTACCGAAAGAATCCAATAGTCCGTTTCTTGTAGCATGTAGCGAGCACCCGTAAAAGTAGCCTGGTTCCAGTAATCATTAGAATCGGACCAGTTATCTATATTCATGTAATACTTAAAGCTTCCGCCCAATGAAAACGATCGCGAAAGCTTCACATCGGCACCACCCACTATCCCAAAATCAAGGGCCGACGTATTGTAGCTGGTGTCGTAGGGCGATCCACTGTTGTAAGCCGCAGTTGGCCCATAGCCTGAGCCATAACTATCTTTGTACTTGCGGTAAGTGTAACTCAACACTCCGCCCGCATAGGGCTGAAACGTTCCACGAGTGAAGTAAAATATTCCGCCACCTTCCATATTGTACTGGTCTACTTTTTCTTTCGCCCAACTATAACCATAATTCTGAATCTCAAATTTTGAGTACGTGAAACCACCAGTCACCGCAAAATTGCGGTCGATGTTATAGTCACCGGTAACACCCAATGCGATATCACCATCGATTTTAAAGGGCAGGTCCCCAGAATAATTGGGCAACCCCAAGCTTCCACCCATAGCGAAGTACTCTGCGCTTTTGGCTTTGATGGCCGCTTCGACTATCTCGCTTGATTCTGTGACCTCTACCACGGGCTGCGGAACCACCTGCTGCGGAGCCACGGCAACGACACCCACTTGGTTATTGCTTATTGTTGTGGTCTGCGCCTGGACACCCACCGTGTTTACAGACTCGTCTCCGAAGGCCGCGCCAAATATTCGCTCAGACCGCCGCCTTTCATCTTCCATGCGATCTTTTTCAAGACGCTCTACAATCTTTTGCTCAGTGGCCAACTCCGCCTCTTGACGTTTTCTGCGCATCTCGTCACCCGAGCCGCGGACGAGTGGAGCTGCTTCCACATATGTTGTTGGCTGCGTCACCACCTGTGCCGTGGGCTGTGCGGGCTGAATAATTACCATGCCCTGTGCGCGCGTGTTTACGGGGGTTTCTGCTAGAATCTCCCGTTGTAGGTCTGCATCTAATATTTCTTGATTATATGCTGGCTCCACTTGGGCCCATGAAACGGCGCTAACCAGCAACAAACCCATACCGACGATTTGATTTTTCATTGTATTTTCCTCCATCTCTTGCCCCAAATGGGACAAAACGTACTTCCAACCTTGACTGCACCTACAGCAACTTGTATGCCGCAATACGTCCAAGCCATTTGCGTCATAACTCCTTGAAATGGCCGGCTTTTGGCAGACCCTGAAGTTCTTACACGTTGTCGAACTCCAAAACAGAACTTGAAAAATCTTCTTGAGTTGCTCGGCGGCCTTCATTACATTCGCACCCGTTTGTAATTAAAAACTAAATGCAAATGGCTTCTTGGCGGAATTGGTAGACGCGCTGGATTCAAAATCCAGTGGGGGCAACCCCATCCGAGTTCGAGTCTCGGAGAGGCCACCATTTGTTAACAATATCAAGGAGTACGTCACATGTCCCAGAACTTTATTTCCACCCGACGCGGTTTTATTAAGTCTGCTTTTGTTGTCACCGGCGTTGCCGCTATTTCTTCTTTTATTGGCAAATCTGTGGCCTGGGCCTCAAAGACGCTCATTGATATGAGTAAAAAATCGGACCCGGTGGTTCAGCGAGTGGTCAAAACTTTATCTTATGTGGCTGACGCCAAAGACTTGGCAGGCCTAGTAAAAACCAATGGCGGAACTCTTGCCGAGAAAAAAGATAAAGCCGGAAAAGTAGTTCCTCCTGAAAAGCAGTATTGCATGAACTGCACGTTCTACACGGGCGATGATAAGCAAGGGGCCTGCGTGTTAATTCCTGAACACAACGTACACGCTCACGGGTCTTGTGCCTCTTGGAATTCAAAAGTTTAAATTGAATTTGAAATTAAATAATACCATTAAGGAGTCACAGCTATGAAAGCCATCTTACGTCGGATATTTTTCGCATTCACATTGTTACTGACGTCATCGGCTTGGGGGGCATCAGCCAGTGATACACTCTCCAAGTATGACCATTTTGCCAATTTAGGCGTGAGTTTCTCACGAGGTGGCCTGGCTTTAAGTGCCGACTATGAATATCCCATGCATCAAACCTTTGGGCTTGGCGGCTTTTTTCGTATGAACCAAAAGAGTGAAGACCCAGCCGTCACTGGCGCCACGATGCTTGGGGCATTTATTCGCCCCCATTTTCATCGCCGTGGTTGGGACCTCTATGTGGCCCCCGGCTTTGGATTAATGATGGTGGACGCACCCAGCACCGGTGAAGATGAAACGGCACTCGGGCCATCGATGGCCGTGGGACTCCTCTACCAACTCACTGACAGCATTGCTGTCGGCAGTGAATGGTTTATGGCCACGCCGTGGTTTGCCAGCAGCACTTTACGTGGCAACCAATTAGTGAACGACATCAATGCTCGGGTCCGCTTCGCGTTCTAGTTAATACTTGAGTCAATGAGGTCTCGCCTCCTTGGAGGCGAGCGCCCGTTAAGAGGCTTTAGTTAGATTCTTTGTCCAGTTTTGGATACGATCCAATACAGATGTTCGGGCTTCTTCAAACTGCACACCGTAGGACTTGCGAGCTTCAGACCAAACCACTCGCCCTTCCACTTGTAGGTCATCACCGCCATCTGGACTTGAAATGGTCATCTTCACAATTCCGCCCTGTTCAAGTAGAGCGTCGGTATCGAGTTTCACACCACCCATTGATAGAGAACTGATTGAAGCCACAAGCTCGCGCTCACCGGATTTCACGGTGACGGCCGTATTAACCACAAACCGCTCGTATTGACGACGCGAAGGCTGTTGTCGTCGGAGGATCGATGCAATGGCCAATGGCAACAACAACAGTCCAATCACTAGGCCAATATACCAAAGGCTTGGTGATGGTGTGGCGCCCGAGCCCGGGCCGCCTTTATTAAAATCTCGGTAAACTTTGGTCACTAAACCACAACCACCACCAGAGGCTGCTGCTGACGCCAATCCCCGATCGGCCATCGAATAAGAGGGATCATTGGAATAAAGCTCGGCCACTCGTGCCTGGTCCACGGCACTTTTCACATTCACCCGCGCTTCGGTGGCCACCTTATGGTTTAAGGATGAGGCATGGTCACCCTTAGACATAATAATATCTCTAATTTGATATCCTCGCATCTGAGGTGATTCGAGCTTCATTAATGCTGCTACACCGGCCACAAAGGGAGCGGCCATGCTGGTGCCTGAGGAAGTTCCATAGCTATTACCCGGCACTGTGCTTAGTACGAATACGCCTGGACTTGCCAAATGCACCGACAAGAAACCATAGTTTGAAAAGCTAGCTAGGTAGTCACTGTCGTCAGTGGCAGCCACTGAAATCACGTTGGGCACGTCCAGATTAGCTGGATACATCGGAGTGGAATCATTGTCTTTACCACTATTTCCTGCAGCTACCACAAAGCTTGTTCCGGCGTTGTAACTATAGACAACGGCTTCGTGCAAAGATTTACTATAACTTGGCCCGCCCCAAGAGTTGTTCAAAACTTGGGCGCCATTGTTTACAGCATAATAGATGGCCTTAATAGCATCAGATGTTTTTCCAACGCCTTGACCGTCTAAAAATTTAAGGGGCATTATTTGTACCTTTGACTCATCAAAAGGAGTTTGAAAAATATCGAGCCCTGTACCGAGAACAATCCCTGCCACATGGGTGCCGTGGCCATCATCGTCGTACATATTTCCGTCACCCGTTACAAAGTTCCAGCCATTTACATCGTCAGTAAAGCCATTGCCGTCATCGTCAATGCCGTTTCCTGGAATTTCACTGGGATTAGACCAAATAGCATGCGAGTCCACAAATACTTCGTGGCTGGTATCGAGGCCCGTATCAATAATAGCCACAACAGGTTTTGGCGGAGGCGTTGAAAGTGTGGACCACACTTCGACCGCTTGAATGGGCGCTCCGGTAGCTAAATACCCACCCCCAGCAGCCATGGTTTGAATCTCTGATTTTGAAAATGTCTCACTCAATCCGGTAACTGAGGCTTTTCGAATGATGTAATTGGGCTCGGCGTATTCAACGGTGGGATCCGACTTCAGCTCTTCAACAATTTGGTGAACTG
Proteins encoded:
- the nusA gene encoding transcription termination/antitermination protein NusA, yielding MAADNVFSDLSRMIEQVGKDKGIDKQIVVDAVVQGMLVAARKKWGTYRDIEAQYNEESGEVELFEFKEVVEDKDFIDEEVEIKLTDALELDPEAQVQDSIGIKLETTGLGRIAAQTAKQIITQRVRDAERDIIFSEFEQRKGEIASGIARRVERGAIVVDLGRTEAYIPPREQIPGEMYKPGDRLQGYIADVRQTTRGPQIIMSRADERYLMKLFEIEVPEIYDGIVEIVAAAREPGQRAKIAVRTKDSSVDPVGACVGMKGSRVQNIVQELRGEKIDIVNWEEEPTRFVCNALAPAEISKVFVDDGSAEMEVVVPDHQLSLAIGRKGQNVRLAAKLTGWKLDILSESNAQARAAESIFNLMLMPGMTETMAQNIFQSGFGSFPAIADAAVEDIMNIPGYDVPEKAEALIQTAKTLLEQYQQEGKEIPSAPAKAAATESREGSAKSQAEERLKEELEQLNKEEANENQSGNSDETASVPTS
- a CDS encoding ribosome maturation factor RimP, whose protein sequence is MASEVSAREGCRVYDLEFVGAGGGRTLRLFIESEEGAVNVNQCANVSRGLSLMLDVEDVIPGGRYELEVSSPGLERPLRELWHFEKALGQPIRVRTNAGVVPNGTEPAAAKAGRKQVQGRLLKVEPNHIVLGDGKNEWEIDFSQIHRANVIFELVSEKHQKQKDKSGKGAKGKKKR
- a CDS encoding GNAT family N-acetyltransferase, translating into MSGSSFEPLAVKDAPRVFEILQSHKPHRDGLKSWTLPKIEQELRESKTLGVRKAGELIAFLCYRKVAPEVFEVSLLATHYQERHQGHMSQLFLHLNAGLTAKDVIWLEVHAENQGAQAFYREQGFTQVGQRPGYYADGGDAYLYSFSCLP
- a CDS encoding porin family protein — encoded protein: MKNQIVGMGLLLVSAVSWAQVEPAYNQEILDADLQREILAETPVNTRAQGMVIIQPAQPTAQVVTQPTTYVEAAPLVRGSGDEMRRKRQEAELATEQKIVERLEKDRMEDERRRSERIFGAAFGDESVNTVGVQAQTTTISNNQVGVVAVAPQQVVPQPVVEVTESSEIVEAAIKAKSAEYFAMGGSLGLPNYSGDLPFKIDGDIALGVTGDYNIDRNFAVTGGFTYSKFEIQNYGYSWAKEKVDQYNMEGGGIFYFTRGTFQPYAGGVLSYTYRKYKDSYGSGYGPTAAYNSGSPYDTSYNTSALDFGIVGGADVKLSRSFSLGGSFKYYMNIDNWSDSNDYWNQATFTGARYMLQETDYWILSVTAKARF
- a CDS encoding high-potential iron-sulfur protein, which translates into the protein MSQNFISTRRGFIKSAFVVTGVAAISSFIGKSVAWASKTLIDMSKKSDPVVQRVVKTLSYVADAKDLAGLVKTNGGTLAEKKDKAGKVVPPEKQYCMNCTFYTGDDKQGACVLIPEHNVHAHGSCASWNSKV
- a CDS encoding S8 family serine peptidase, encoding MAWAQDYVEGEVIVKLKADEGTTDSYAFLGKAYSSKNMALKNKWGRLNLYHFSFKSGKGGKSVHQIVEELKSDPTVEYAEPNYIIRKASVTGLSETFSKSEIQTMAAGGGYLATGAPIQAVEVWSTLSTPPPKPVVAIIDTGLDTSHEVFVDSHAIWSNPSEIPGNGIDDDGNGFTDDVNGWNFVTGDGNMYDDDGHGTHVAGIVLGTGLDIFQTPFDESKVQIMPLKFLDGQGVGKTSDAIKAIYYAVNNGAQVLNNSWGGPSYSKSLHEAVVYSYNAGTSFVVAAGNSGKDNDSTPMYPANLDVPNVISVAATDDSDYLASFSNYGFLSVHLASPGVFVLSTVPGNSYGTSSGTSMAAPFVAGVAALMKLESPQMRGYQIRDIIMSKGDHASSLNHKVATEARVNVKSAVDQARVAELYSNDPSYSMADRGLASAAASGGGCGLVTKVYRDFNKGGPGSGATPSPSLWYIGLVIGLLLLPLAIASILRRQQPSRRQYERFVVNTAVTVKSGERELVASISSLSMGGVKLDTDALLEQGGIVKMTISSPDGGDDLQVEGRVVWSEARKSYGVQFEEARTSVLDRIQNWTKNLTKAS